The following are from one region of the Halarcobacter sp. genome:
- the aat gene encoding leucyl/phenylalanyl-tRNA--protein transferase, translating into MELLDPTHKIYLLDNNNFLFPTLEMMSNDLVAVGGDFHPQRLINAYENGIFPWFIDEYNHIHWFSPEQRMVLFPDEFKVSKSLRRTINNKGFIVKTNENFEEVIRNCSTIKRKHEDDTWIDENFIQAYTNLFKLGYAYSIECYLDDKLVGGLYGILVNDIFCGESMFAKEKDASKVAFYHLCKQAKENGIKLIDCQVYNDHLASLGAKEISREEYFKLL; encoded by the coding sequence CTACTTGACCCAACTCACAAAATATATCTTCTTGATAATAATAACTTTCTTTTTCCCACTTTAGAGATGATGAGTAATGATTTAGTTGCTGTTGGTGGAGATTTTCATCCCCAAAGACTTATTAATGCTTACGAAAATGGTATCTTTCCTTGGTTTATAGATGAATATAATCATATCCATTGGTTTAGTCCAGAACAAAGAATGGTTCTATTTCCAGATGAATTTAAAGTTTCTAAAAGTCTAAGAAGAACTATAAACAATAAAGGCTTTATAGTTAAAACAAATGAAAATTTTGAAGAGGTTATTAGAAACTGCTCAACTATAAAAAGAAAACATGAAGATGACACTTGGATTGATGAAAATTTTATACAAGCTTATACAAATCTTTTTAAACTAGGTTATGCTTACTCTATTGAATGTTATTTAGATGATAAGTTAGTTGGTGGTCTTTATGGCATACTTGTTAATGATATTTTTTGTGGAGAAAGCATGTTTGCAAAAGAAAAAGATGCTTCAAAAGTTGCATTTTATCACCTTTGTAAACAAGCAAAAGAAAATGGAATCAAGCTAATAGATTGCCAAGTATATAATGATCACTTAGCTAGTTTAGGTGCTAAAGAGATTTCCAGAGAAGAGTATTTTAAACTACTGTAA
- a CDS encoding c-type cytochrome codes for MKKTLIALTCAISLSYAIDYDPVKGSMLSLSCASCHGTDGKSVAITPLIAGLGKTTMYNILLDYKYDRRPGTMMPKHAKGFTDAELEQISYYFSKIKR; via the coding sequence ATGAAGAAAACACTTATAGCACTAACTTGTGCAATTAGCTTATCATATGCCATAGACTACGATCCTGTTAAAGGAAGTATGTTGTCCCTTTCATGTGCCTCATGTCATGGAACAGATGGAAAATCTGTTGCAATTACACCACTTATTGCGGGGCTTGGAAAAACAACAATGTATAATATTCTTCTAGATTATAAATATGATAGAAGACCAGGTACAATGATGCCAAAACATGCAAAGGGTTTCACTGATGCTGAATTAGAACAAATCAGTTACTACTTTTCAAAAATCAAAAGATAA